From a region of the Macrobrachium nipponense isolate FS-2020 chromosome 3, ASM1510439v2, whole genome shotgun sequence genome:
- the LOC135222247 gene encoding uncharacterized protein LOC135222247 encodes MKLTLWQLIATLLCSSNQPIRSHQALAQRLEGLRQTPQSCASWKTVKTCRSNLQVPPPPPNFVIMLQSSMFSGQRNAALETQERVTWVAPDDAESSDIDMSPLDIDSDDDDPTYVPDEGLTQDGAFDLPNSRDRKVNVVPQAMPMEEEPEPNPKRSHADEWKKENIDIHALPDYIHQKPGARNSLGTRDFALPRRGQQAVLQNIETRQNATALHMPKRVTMRQTCKFCSGAGHIHSSRWMCEDCKVALCLTEERNCFALFHKISK; translated from the exons atgaaattgacgctttggcaactcatagctacactcctctgctcttcgaatcaaccaatcagaagccaccaggccctcgcacaaagactggagggccttcgacagacacctcagtcgtgcgcaagttggaaaacagtcaagacgtgtcgcagtaacctccaagttcccccccccccccccaacttcgtaatcatg ttacaaAGCAGTATGTTTTCTGGGCAACGCAATGCTGCATTGGAGACTCAGGAACGTGTAACATGGGTAGCCCCTGACGACGCTGAATCAAGTGATATCGACATGAGCCCTTTggacattgacagtgatgatgacgaccctacgtacgttcctgacgaaggccttactCAGGACGGTGCCTTTGACCTTCCTAACTCTAGAG atcgcaaggtcaatgttgtccctcaagcgatgcctatggaagaggaacctgagcctaaccctaagaggtctcatgctgatgaatggaagaaggaaaacatTGATATCCATGCCCTGCCCGACTAcattcatcagaagcctggtgccaggaattctcttggcaccagagatTTTGCTTTGCCAAGAAGGGGCCAACAGGCAGTTTTGCAAAATATTGAGACACGCCAGAATGCCACTGCCCTACACATGCCAAAGCGTGTCACCATGAGGCAGACCTGCAAgttctgttctggtgcaggccacatccacagttcccgctggatgtgtgaggattgcaaggttgccctttgccttactgaagaaagaaattgttttgctttgttccataagatttctaagtaa